The following are encoded in a window of Fulvia fulva chromosome 7, complete sequence genomic DNA:
- a CDS encoding Cytochrome b2, mitochondrial produces the protein MNHQGSKQDQATKLTGEEIAKHNDRESCWVIVHGKAYDVTEFLPEHPGGPKIILKYAGKDATEEYEPIHPPDTLDKFLDKSKHLGEVDMCTVEQEEKKFDPEEEERQERIKHMPILEQCYNLMDFEAVARRVMKKTAWAYYSSGADDEITMRENHSAFHKIWFRPRILQDVENIDLSTTMLGTKCSIPFYVTATALGKLGNPEGEVVLTRGAKKHDVIQMIPTLASCSFDEIVDAKEGDQVQWLQLYVNKDREITKRIVQHAEKRGCKGLFITVDAPQLGRREKDMRSKFDDTGSNVQNTGGDNVDRSQGAARAISSFIDPALSWKDIPWFLCITKMPIILKGVQRVEDVIQAIAAGVQGVVLSNHGGRQLDTARSGIEILAEVMPELRRLGLDNKIEIFIDGGVRRATDIIKALCLGATGVGIGRPFLFAMSAYGLPGVDRAMQLLKDEMEMNMRLIGCNDVSQLGPEFVDTRALSMHTTGVPSDIRSLESYDPMIGPRSPVWEQKAKL, from the exons ATGAACCACCAAGGCTCGAAGCAGGACCAAGCGACCAAGCTCACTGGAGAGGAGATCGCAAAGCACAATGATCGTGAAAGCTGCTGGGTCATTGTCCACGGCAAGGCATACGACGTGACGGAGT TCCTACCAGAACACCCCGGAGGCCCCAAGATCATCCTAAAGTATGCCGGCAAAGACGCAACCGAAGAATACGAACCCATCCACCCTCCCGACACCCTCGACAAGTTCTTGGACAAATCGAAGCATCTGGGCGAGGTGGACATGTGCACCGTTGAGCAAGAAGAGAAGAAATTTGACCCAGAAGAGGAAGAGCGACAAGAGCGTATCAAGCACATGCCAATCCTCGAGCAATGCTACAACCTCATGGACTTCGAGGCTGTAGCACGACGGGTGATGAAGAAGACGGCGTGGGCATATTACTCCAGTGGCGCGGACGATGAGATCACAATGCGAGAGAACCATTCTGCATTTCATAAGATTTGGTTCCGGCCGAGGATTCTGCAGGACGTGGAGAACATTGATCTGAGCACGACGATGTTGGGGACGAAGTGTTCGATTCCATTCTATGTAACGGCAACGGCGTTGGGCAAGCTTGGAAATCCCGAGGGAGAGGTTGTACTTACGCGGGGCGCGAAGAAGCATGATGTGATTCAGATGATCCCGACGCTGGCTTCGTGCTCATTTGATGAGATTGTGGATGCGAAGGAAGGCGATCAGGTGCAATGGTTGCAGCTGTATGTCAACAAGGACCGCGAGATCACGAAGCGCATTGTGCAGCATGCAGAGAAGCGTGGTTGCAAGGGTCTCTTCATCACAGTTGACGCACCACAGCTTGGACGACGAGAGAAGGATATGCGCTCGAAGTTCGACGACACTGGATCGAATGTGCAAAACACTGGCGGCGACAATGTCGATCGATCACAGGGTGCTGCTCGTGCGATTTCCTCGTTCATCGATCCGGCTCTGTCGTGGAAGGACATTCCGTGGTTCCTGTGTATTACGAAGATGCCAATCATCCTCAAGGGCGTCCAGAGAGTGGAAGATGTCATCCAGGCTATTGCTGCTGGTGTCCAAGGTGTTGTTCTTTCCAACCACGGCGGTCGACAGCTGGATACTGCTCGCTCTGGTATCGAAATTCTCGCCGAAGTCATGCCAGAGCTGAGGCGACTGGGTCTTGACAACAAGATCGAGATCTTCATCGATGGAGGCGTCCGAAGAGCGACAGACATCATCAAGGCTCTTTGCCTGGGTGCAACTGGAGTCGGCATTGGTCGACCTTTCCTGTTCGCCATGAGTGCCTACGGACTTCCAGGTGTGGATCGTGCTATGCAGCTGCTCAAGGACGAGATGGAGATGAACATGCGTCTGATAGGATGCAACGATGTCAGCCAGCTGGGGCCGGAGTTTGTGGACACGCGGGCTTTGAGCATGCACACAACTGGCGTGCCATCCGATATCAGGTCGCTGGAGTCGTATGACCCTATGATCGGGCCCAGGTCGCCGGTGTGGGAGCAGAAGGCTAAGTTGTAG